A part of Aegilops tauschii subsp. strangulata cultivar AL8/78 chromosome 2, Aet v6.0, whole genome shotgun sequence genomic DNA contains:
- the LOC109763527 gene encoding uncharacterized protein, with the protein MSILQIIDIRRHVPVKLDLRARNYSQWRRHLDTVVGMFALHDHVDPEAVSHLDDPEWPMADHVMAHWLYTIISPEFLDAIMQPDDTALADWIAVDGIFHGKQLARVVYIDVDYHTLVQGALTVMQYCNKQKSFTDQLQDLGQSMTETRWMFQLLRGLNRQFHAVIPHITS; encoded by the coding sequence ATGTCGATCCTGCAGATCATCGACATCCGCCGTCATGTCCCAGTCAAGCTCGACCTCCGTGCCAGAAACTACTCCCAGTGGCGCCGCCACTTAGACACCGTTGTCGGCATGTTCGCATTGCATGACCATGTCGATCCGGAAGCGGTTTCACACCTCGACGACCCCGAGTGGCCGATGGCTGACCACGTCATGGCGCACTGGCTCTACACCATCATCTCGCCGGAGTTCCTCGATGCCATCATGCAGCCTGATGACACCGCGCTTGCGGACTGGATAGCAGTGGATGGCATCTTCCATGGCAAACAGCTTGCCCGCGTCGTCTACATCGATGTCGACTACCACACGCTCGTTCAGGGTGCTCTAACTGTAATGCAGTACTGCAACAAGCAGAAATCCTTCACCGACCAACTGCAAGACCTTGGCCAGTCCATGACGGAGACACGATGGATGTTTCAGCTCCTTCGCGGGCTCAACCGCCAATTCCACGCCGTGATCCCCCACATCACCTCGTAG